Part of the Sphingopyxis sp. 113P3 genome, TCAGGCGGCACGAGAAGCTGCGGAAAACTGCTACAACTGCAAAACGCACAACGATTGTTCCGAGTGCGGCGCTGAATGCCCGAAGGGTTGGACCGCTTGCGAGCCGTGCCGCTACGCGAAGAAGCTGGCGGCAGCCGAAGAGGTTCCAGACGATGGCGGTCCATACTGCGCATTCGACGGCGATACCTATTATCACGAGATGGACGATGCCGTTGACGCTGGCCTCGAATGGGTAAGCCCGTGCAACATAACCTACCCGAAAATTGATCCAGATGACGTTATAGATGGCGTCATCAGCAACATGCACGATGATGCGTCCGTTGATGATCTGGAGGGTGTTGAAGCATTCTATCAAGCCGTGAAGTCGTTCAACGACGCCCAAACGTCGCGCACATATTGGGGCGACAGCAAGCGCAAAATCCGGGTTCCTCGGCCTGATGAGGTGACGGAATGACCACCGCCAACCTCAAAGCAGCCGCCCGCCTCGCTCGTGAAGCATCGCGTGGGCGGCGAACAATCGAACTCTTCGTGACCGAGGAAGGCGTTGTCGTGCGGGGCTGGACCGTGGTGCGCGAGCAAATGGCCGCGGCGTCTCACGAAGTTACTTGGCGCGAACTGGACGCAGCGGTTGACCTGGCATCGAATGCGGTTGCGCTGGTCGATCGTCGGCTTTCGGCGATGGAAGGGGCGGGGGCATGAGCTATCACGTCTTCTTCTCATTCTCGACTGGCCTGACCGAGCCGATCACCGCGCCGAAGGGAACGCTTGCGAGCATCCTGCGCCATGTCGAATCGGTCGAGGAAACGCTGGGTCTCAAGCGGTCGCAGTATAAGGACAACCCCGTCCATTGGGATACCTTCGATCCCAACTATCGTCTCGGCTTCCCCGATGTTGACGACGAGATCCTCTGCAAAACCGTGCTTGAGCATAACGCTTGGGTCCGCCGCCTTTATGCCGACATCGCCAAGTGGGCCAGCAACCCGGTTGCCGATGGCGAAACCATCACGCCGGAAGATGCGCAGACGTTTTGGCACGGCCTGCAAATGCTCCGGGTCAAGCCCGACCGCTGGACCGGCGAATATTATCGTTCGCGGATGGAGCATTACTACGAGGTGATGCGCGGGCGCGATGACGAGGGTGTATCGTGGCCGGCGCCGAAACTGTCGCCCAAGCAAGCCGGGGCCGTCATTTGGCTGCTCGCCGACCTGCTCGACCATGATGACATTCGCTTGGAAGTCGCGCGCGGTAACGATCATCTGTCCAGCGACGACGAATATACATGGTGCAGCAAATGCGGCGCTGTGACTGACGAAGATGCGAACGCCTGCCGGAAGCGGGATTGCAAGGCGTCGTCGCGGGACTGCCCCAAGTGCAACGGCTGGGGCCGGATCGAGAAGGGCGACAAAGAAATCGAGTGCCCGAAATGCGACGGGCAGGGGACGGTCTATGCCTGAGGCCTACCGCGCATCTGGCAAGCAAATCCTGAAAGCCGATCAACACTTCGCTGATGCTTCGACCGATGAAGCGGCGAGGGCGATCGTTGCCGCGCTGAACCTGCCCGCTGCACTCGATGACCGCGCCAGCCGTGCAAATCGCGCGGGAAACAGGTCCGCCGCCCGGATCTATCGCATTCTTGCCGATGACCTTCGGGCTGGGGTGATGGAGGAATAGATGGCTGAAGCCCTCGACCTTCTCGGCGATCCGGTCTTGCAGAGGGATGCGACATTCCTGCGCCCCGGCGTTCGGTTGACGCTCTCCCGCCGCTGGGGGCCGGGACCGCGCGCCTGTGTGATCGGCTGCAACCCGTCCGATGCCGACGCCCTCAAGGATGACCCGACCTCGAAATGGTGGAACCGCTGGTTTCAGCATTATGGGTTCGGCGGATATGACGCGGTGAACGTGTTTCCGTTCTGCTCGCCCGACCCGCGCGTATGCAAGGCCCGAGTGGCGGCGATATGGGGCGGAGAATGGTATGACCGTGACGCGCTTCACGCCAATTTCAGCCATGTTGCCGAAACCGCCAAGGCCGCCGACCAGGTATTCGTCTGCTGGGGCAACATCGCGCGCGACATAGACTTTGATTGCGTCGAACAGGTGATCGAGGAAATCCAGTCGAACGAAGAGCCTTGGCCCGACCTGTGGTGCTGGGGAAAGACCGGCAGCGGCGCTCCGACGCATCCTATGGCGCGCGGCAAGCACCGGATCGACCCGCTTCAACCCGCAATGCTTTGGAGGGAGGGACGGTGACCAAGCTTCTGTCCTCGCCGGAGATCAAGCGCGTCCTGAAAGCGGCCAAGGACGCAGGCGTCGAGATCGGCCCCATTGACATATACCCTGACCACGTGACCATTCACCCCCTCGGAGAATCTGGGGGCAAGGCCAATGCGTACGACGTCTGGAAGCAGAGTCATGACCGGGCTGCACGTCGTTAAGAAGAAGATCAAGGGCGGCCTCCGGTGGCACGTCTACGCCTATCGCGGCGGCCCGAACATCTTGACGGTGGATGGCACGCGTCCGACGATCACGCCTGCTCTTCTTGAAAAGGCGTTCGAGATGAAGCGCCAAGGCGCGCCCTTGGGCACTGTCTCTTGGCTTGCCGCCGAGTACCGCGCTGACGATGACTTTACAGGCCTGGCGCCCGAAACGCAGCGGGATTACCGGAAATCCCTTGATCGGATCGAGGATGAGTTTGGAGCCTTCCCGCTGGAGATATTCGAGGACCGCCGTATGCGCGGCGATATCATCAAGTGGCGGGACCGGTGGCGTTCACAGCCCCGCACGGCTGACAAGCTCACCGTCATGCTCGGCACGTTGCTGGCGTGGGGGCTTCTGCGCGGATATGTCGCGATCAATGTTGCCGCGGGGATCCCCCAGATACACAGCGCCGATCGCTCGGATCTGATATGGGAGGATCGCCATTGGTCAGCGATGCGGGCGACCGACGAGGACGGGGAGCCCATTTGCCCGCCGCACCTGATGGACGCGCTTACCGTCGCCAGCCTGACCGGGCTCCGGCTCGGCGACCTTGTGTTGCTCGACTGGTCGCATGTCGGCGACAACGCAATCGTACTCGTCACCAAGAAGCGCAAGGGCAGGGCGGTGATCCCCATCCTTCCCGAGCTTCGGGCATGGCTCAATGCCAGGTCGAAGAAGGAAGGCCCGGTGCTGCTCAATAGCCGGGGCAAGGCGTGGACGACGAGCGGGCTGGGGAGTGTATTTCAGAAGTCCAAGCCGGAAGGGTTTGACCGAACGATCCACGACCTTCGCGGGACGTTCGTCACCTTCCTGGCAGTCAAGGGACTGACCGACGAACAGATATCCCGCATAGTGGGCTGGACGGCAAAAAGGGTGGCGGAAGTCCGCGCGCGATATGTCGACGAGGCCCGCGTTGTGGTGGAGCTGGCCAAGCGATTATCGGCCTGATTTGGTTTACAGTAGGGTAGCTAAGTTTTTGTAATGAAAGGATCGGATTTTGACGCGGTTTACAGCAAAACCCGCGCAAATGCTTGAAAAAGACAGGAATCATAATCCGCGTGTCGGGGGTTCGAGTCCCTCCTCCGCTACCAACCTTTTTTAGCCATTGAAATTAAACGATTTTTTTAGGTACGCATTGGCTACCACGTCCCGCCTGCTTTAATTTAAGAGGTTGAAATATCACTATTTCTTATTCGCGCATGAGCGCGAATTTTAAATGAAGCTACAGGTTGGGGGTATCGATCAGGTCGTCTGAGGACTGATCATCCGCTTTACGCTTCATTTCGGTCGTGCACTATAGCTTTGAATGCGGCCCAAAAGTGATCGTGGTACCGACCGGCCCACCCTTGAAAACCGCCATGTAATTGTGATGTCGAAGAACGGCAGTTTTTGCCCGAATCCGTGAAATCCTCTCCGTGCTCGTTCTTTAGCGGCCACGCCAAAACGTAGCGGTTGGGGATTGCGGGGCAGCCTCCAACTCAAGAGGTAAAATGTGCGCTAGCAATAACGCACATGCACCACGGTGACGCACGTGCGTCCCGTGGTGGCCCGCTCGAGCTCCTTAGCCTTGCCCCGACTTTCGATATCCCGGTTCCAGTCCGCGACCTTTTCAGCAAAGGTCTTTTCCGGCAGCTTGCTCGCAGTGCCGCCCGACCGAATTAGCCCGGCACGTTCCATGCTGGCATAGATCGACTCTGGAACAAGGCGGCACGCTTCGGTTGGGTTGGCATCATAGGCACGCATAAACAGACCGGGTTCGTGGCCGACTTGGGTCTTCGCATGCGCATAATAGGGGTAACACGACCCCGGAGCCGAAACGAATGTTTGCGGCAGAGCGCGCAAATCGGACAGGATCTTGCCGCGTTGATCGGTTTGCGCCTTGTAGGCGGCGAGCGCCGCGTCGCGGCGGCGTGCATCGGCGCCGAGTTGAAGGTGCGTTGCGAGCACTGGGTCGCTTACGCTAAGCGTGCTTGTCTGCGCTTCTCTCAGACGTGTCATGAGCGGCACCGTTGGGTCGAGCCGTTCGGCAGAAACCCACTGCGCGGCGTTACCCGTTCCTCCTCTCCGGACGGCGAGCCGATAAAATCGATCCGGAATATCGCCCCTTGCGTCAATCCCGCCGCCCTCGATCCAGACATCGGTGAAGGGTCCGACCAGTGCATGACTCACTTTAGCGAGCATTTCCGGCGTATAAATGACCTCGCTGCCGCGCTGGATGCGATCGCCAATCCAGTATCGCTCTTCGCCATCGACCAGACGAATGACAACATAGCCTTCCCACGCTTCGACATGTTTGCTGCCCGTTCGTATCGGATCGAAAGGGAACATGCCGACGAAATCGCCCGGCATTGCTGCGGGACTAGCGCTATCGTCCATCGGCCAATACAATTTGGTCAGGACAGTGCCGAAGCGCCGGGGCGGTAGTGGCAATTCGAACAGGAGCGAATTGAACCGGATACTGTTGGTGTCCCGATCATAGCGTTGCACGACGGTCACCGGTGGCAGCGCGGAAGCAACCACCGTCTGATCCCAACGATAGCTCGCAGACCAGGTGCGATCACCCTCGCGATGCCGCACGACGAAATTGTCTGCAAAGCCATGAATGCTGCTTTCGAGCCGGTTGCTGGTCGCGCTTCCATCAACTTTGGTGATTTTGGCATCGCAATTGCGCGTCGCGCCGACAACGCAGTACGAATATGTCCCATCCGACTGGCGCGTGCCGAGTACGAGCCGCATGGGAGCTTTGGACCCGAAAGGAAAGGTCTTGAAACTGGCGGCTGGCGGCAGCGCTCGGAACTCGCGCGTCTTGAGATCGACGAAGCCATATATTTCGTCCATGCGGCGGACGAGCGCGGTGCGCGAGGATATGGGCACTGCCATCCGATAGGCGCGGGGCAGCAGCTCTTTGCCTTTGACGTCGGTGATACCACGCAGATAGACGGCATCGCCCTTCAGCGCCTGATGATGTCGGGTCCCCGGCACTTTCTGCTCTTTGGCGATCGGAACGCCGGACTTGACGACCGCGGCGCGAACGCTCTTTTCCTTGTGCCAGTCTCCCACGCTCTTCAGCAAGATCGGGGCGCCACCCGTCGCATCCGGCACGAGATAGGTATCGACGCGCTCCTTGCCGTTGGCTGGGGCGGCCAGTCCGAGCGAAACCACAAAGGCCGCGGGAATTGTTTTTAATGCCGATGTCACGGAAGGCTCTACTCAAATTGAACGCCTCGCGGTCAGGCCAAGCCGCGCCAAATTAGTGCCGTCGTCTTCCGGCCTTCATCCGTGCTCCCGACGGTCGGCGAACCTTGTACCCGCGGGCTTGATCGGATCAGTCGAACTTGTCCTGATGACCGCGACGAACCACGTCCGCCATCGCGGGGGTCAGCTTTCGCATCGCCTCGGCTTTCTTTTCATAGGCATAGGCGTTCGGGACTTCGGCCCGGCCGCTTGTCGTACCGCGCCCAGCCCGATACATCGCGGCCGCTTGCACCGCCCCGTCTAGCTCGCCGTGGTCGGCGGCGCGCTTGAACATCTCGAGCGCTTGCGCCTCATTCTTGGTCACGCCGCGCCCGTCGCGCAGTGCATAGCCGGCGGATAGTTCGGCGGGACCATATCCCTTGAGCGCGGCCTTCGCGATATATTCGAAACCGCGCGCGTGATCAGCCGGGAGCTTGCGGCCTGATAGCAGCTCAAATCCGAGGTCGTTTGCTGCGAGCACGCTGCCGTTGGTCACCGCCCGGTCCATATAGAAGATATATTTGTCATAGTCGCGCAGCACCGCGCCGCCGCCGTCATTCCTGCCCGTAAAGTAAAGCGACGCCAGCTTACGGCTAGCAAGATTGTCGCCGCGCCCGGATAATTCGGTCAGTATCTCGATCGCCTTCGCGGTGTTTCGAGGCAGCAGATAGTCGCCCTCCAGCAGCTGCCAGCGGGGTTTTTGCGCGTCGGTAATGCCGATCCCGGACCTCCAGTGATACTGAACACCGGTCAGATATTGCGCGGCGAGCAGGTGCGCTGCCGCGTCGCCCGCACGCAGCCGGACGGGGGTGGCATAGCGGATGGCCTTTGCCAGGGCTTCTGTCTTTTCCGTTCGGTAGGCGATGGAGAGTTCGCCCGACTCCTTGTCAAGAAGACCGGCAGCCTCGCGTTTCGTCCGGTCAAATTTCAGTTCGCCCTGATCCTCACAGAAACTGCAATAGTTGGGATCGAGCGCAATTCTGAGGAAGCCTGCCGCCGCCTCGCGATTGCCGAGCACGGCGCCTTTTTCATAATAGGATATCGCTTCGCCGCGATCGCGCGAGCGCCGTTTCATTTTCCAGCTGTAGTCGGGCGATTCCGCAATTTCGCCGACCCGCGCGAACGCCAGCCCGTTGTTCTGCGCCATCGCGAGCGCATAATATTTCAGCATTTGTTGCTGGGTCTTTTCGCGTGCCCAGGGTTCGCCGAGCAGATCGTCGCGAATCCTATCAGCGAAAGCGACCTGCGCGGACGCATTGCCCGCATCGGCGCGTGCCTTGAGCGCCTGAATATCGGCATCAGCGAACCATTTTTTCACCCGCGCCTCGGATGCTTCCAGCGCTTCCTTGGATTCGGCAGCTAGGCCATCCACCAGATCGTCGAGACCGCCGCTTTGGGCAAGGGCTGGCGCGGAGAGCGCCGCCACTGCGAGGATCAGGGTCAGGGGCCGTGCGGGTGAAAGGCAAAACATCATCATGCTCCCGGTTGCAAAGGGGTGGTTGTGAGGGTGCAGGCTTGCTTGTGCCCAAGCCGGCAGGCTTCCTTGTGCGCGGCGTCGGCCGCTCCGGCATCGCGGATTCGTTCCGGTCCCTTCGTCAGCATCTGGCCGAGGTTGAAACAACCGCCATGGCTACCCAGCGCGCAGGCCTTGCGCAGCAGCGTGCCCGCCTTGCCGAAGTCGGCCGGGCCGTGCATGCCGTTCATCAGCATGACCCCCATATTGTCGCAGGCATTTGCAGCGTTGGCGGTGCAGGCCGCGTCGAGCAAGGTCGCGGCGCGCGCGACGTCCCGCGGTCCCGCTTCGCCCATCATCAGCATATAGCCATAGTTGGTGCAGCCATCGATGCTGCCCGCCGCGCAGGCAGCATCGAAGAGAGCGCGGGCGGCGGGCAGATCGCGCGGCCCGCCTTCACCGAACTTCAGCATCACGGCGTGATTGTTGCAGGAATCGGCTATCTTTGCGTCGCACGCTTCAGCGAATAGCGCGCGCGCCTGGACGACCTCGCTCTCATTCGCTGCCGCGTAGTAAAAGAGCTGGCCGAGGTTGTAACAGGCGTTGGCATAGCCCGCACTGCACGCCCGGCGATAGTTGCGCACCGCCGCCTGGCGATCGGCCGGGCCCCCGATCCCTTTTTCGAGCATTGCGGCAAGAAAATTGCAGCCTTCGGCCGCCCCCTCCGCGCACGCTTTCGCTGCGAAGCGACGTGCGGTCAGGTCGTCCTTGGAAAGCTTCTTGCCTTCGTAAAGGCGGATTGCCTGTTTGAGGCACGATTGCGCGTCGCGGTCGATGTCGCACGCCCGGGGCAGATCGGCCGCGTCGCTGCCCGGCGACTGTGCCGACGACGCCGGGGCCAGCGTGAATAGGCCCGTAAGCGTTAGGGCGAGGAAAAGGCGGAGCAAGGTGGTCATCATTCGGGGCGCGGCACGGTCGCCCATGCGATGGCTTCGCGGAGCTCGCCGAGCGTGAATTTCTGGGGATCGGGTTTCCGGCCTAGGCCAAAGAAGGGCGTCCATTTGCCGTCGCCGTCCTGCCACTTGATATGGACGATAGTCGCGTCGGCCTTGCCCACGAGCGCGGCGATTAATGCCTTTGGCAGCTCGAAGCGCGCAGAACCCAGACCCTCCGTCCCGCTTCCCGAAAATTTGATGAGGGGGATGCTCGTGCCGTCGCTGATGCTCAACGCGACGGCGGGAGCATTGCCGCCGAGCCGGACCGTCCAGCCACCGTTAGGACGGAACAGCAGTTCACCGCGAGGACCGCTGAACGCGCCAATGCTTGCCAGATGGAGGAAGGCGGTGGTGGTGTCGCCGCGCCCGACGAGGCGAAAAGCGTTGATCCCGTCGCGCGGAAATGACCCGTTAAAACCGCCGCGCCGTAGCCGCCACGGCCCCATTGCCTTTGCCGCCACGACAGACTGATATCTGCCCGCCAGCGATGAACCCGGGCCTTTGTCGCCGCCGTTGGCGAGGGCATTGTCCTCGGCGAGCCAAAGGGCGTCAAACCCCGCCTGCAGCAATGACGAACTCTGCGCGCGCGCGCAGTCTGCGTCGATCAGTCCGGCGAACATTTTTTTCAGTCCGTCGAACGCCGCGCGTTCGCTATTGGCGTGGTGCCGGGCGGCCATGGCTGCGACAATTGTCCAGTCGGATCGCGGCAGCTTCTCGCCCATATTACCCGTCGAGCATTTGCCGGGATCGCTGGTCATCACCGTGGGCGCCGCCTGCAGCGCGTGCGCAATCAGCTGCGCGCTATCGATGCGGCGCCATTCGGTTTCGTGCGCGCGGCGCGCGAGGCATCCCTTTGCCCAGTCCTTCGTCCCGGTCGGTGCGTGGTTCAACGACGTAAACACTTCGCTCGTCGTGGCACGCGAGAGGTCGGGGGTGAGCGCGTCGCGCAGCACGACCAGCCCCCGATACTCGCCCTGATCGAGCAGGTCGCACTGCTCATTGGCGCCCAAGGCATAGGTCGCGACGCCGTAAAGTTGCGCCATCGAACGCAGCTTTTCGTTGTCGGATTGCGCCTGCGCGGCGGTGACCGATGCGAGGATTGCAGATACGGAGAGCGTGATGGACATGCGCGAGAGGATCCTGCGAATTGGCATGGAACGAGCTGGCCCGCCTTTCAAACCGGTGAAGTCGAGGCTGACGTGCCCGCGCCGCAGGCGTTGTCGCTGCCAAGCCGGCAGGCTCTTTGGCGCAGCGTGTGGGCGTCTTGGTCGGGCTGCGCCGACGCGTCGCCATCTCCGATGATCGTCGCCAGCGTTTCGCACGCCTCTGCCCAACCAAGGTCACAGGCGTGGGCGAACAGTTCCACCGACCGGTTCCGGTTAACGGGGCCGCCGATGCCCTTTTTGTGCATCACGGCGAAGGCGAAACAGGCCTCCGCGACCGCACCATCGCAGCCTGCGCGCATGAAACGGCGCGCGGCGCTATCGTCACGCGCACCAATCGGGCCGTTTGCGTAAAACAGCCCCAAGTTGGCGCAGGCGATGCCGATTTGCGCAGCACATGCTTGTTGAAGGATTGTCGGCGCGTCGGGCGCCTTCAGGCGCTCCTCGTCCTTCAGAAGAAACGCCAGCAAGGTCATGCAACCATCCGCGCGAGCGGCACGGCAATGCGCCGACGCGCGTTCTACTAAATCGCTTTCGTCCGCGGGCAAAGCCGCCAAGGGCAGGCATCCTGGATAGGCCTTATGGTTACAGGCTGTGGCAGCGTAACGCTGTATCGCGCCCATATCCGCGCCGCCCCGTTCCTCGGCGTGCAACAGGGCGGCGGCGTCGTAGCAGGCGGTGTCGTGCGGGGTGGCGCGGCAATCTTCGCCCATCTGCAACAGTGCGATCGCGGCAATACCCTCTGCGCTCGCCGCGCCGGGGAAGGCTTGTCCAAGCGCCACGCCCATTTTTGCGCACGCGAAATCGCTCCCCGCGAGGCACCCGGTTGCAAGATCGCGTGCGGCGGCCATCAGGTCTTCGCTGCCGTTCGCGTCGTCCAGCTTGGCAAGCCCTGCCATCGTGCAAGAAGGTGCCAGTTTCATGGCGCAGGCGCGGTCGAAACTCTCGATAGCCAGCATCATCTCGCCCTGCCGTTCCGCGGTAAGGGCGGCCTGGTGCAGCGCGAACGCGTCGGCGGGCTCTTTGGCCGCCGCGGATGCCACCACGGTTGCCGGCGTAAACAGCGCCGCCGCCGCGACCAGCGCGGCTGCGAATGTTCTGGCCAAACGATGGCGCGCTGAGCTCGCTGTGGCTGTCATTTGCCGATCGCAAGAAATTGAACCTGCCCCTCGAATTCGCTCATCGTTTCGATGCGACC contains:
- a CDS encoding DUF1643 domain-containing protein, with amino-acid sequence MAEALDLLGDPVLQRDATFLRPGVRLTLSRRWGPGPRACVIGCNPSDADALKDDPTSKWWNRWFQHYGFGGYDAVNVFPFCSPDPRVCKARVAAIWGGEWYDRDALHANFSHVAETAKAADQVFVCWGNIARDIDFDCVEQVIEEIQSNEEPWPDLWCWGKTGSGAPTHPMARGKHRIDPLQPAMLWREGR
- a CDS encoding tyrosine-type recombinase/integrase, with amino-acid sequence MTGLHVVKKKIKGGLRWHVYAYRGGPNILTVDGTRPTITPALLEKAFEMKRQGAPLGTVSWLAAEYRADDDFTGLAPETQRDYRKSLDRIEDEFGAFPLEIFEDRRMRGDIIKWRDRWRSQPRTADKLTVMLGTLLAWGLLRGYVAINVAAGIPQIHSADRSDLIWEDRHWSAMRATDEDGEPICPPHLMDALTVASLTGLRLGDLVLLDWSHVGDNAIVLVTKKRKGRAVIPILPELRAWLNARSKKEGPVLLNSRGKAWTTSGLGSVFQKSKPEGFDRTIHDLRGTFVTFLAVKGLTDEQISRIVGWTAKRVAEVRARYVDEARVVVELAKRLSA
- a CDS encoding tetratricopeptide repeat protein; its protein translation is MMMFCLSPARPLTLILAVAALSAPALAQSGGLDDLVDGLAAESKEALEASEARVKKWFADADIQALKARADAGNASAQVAFADRIRDDLLGEPWAREKTQQQMLKYYALAMAQNNGLAFARVGEIAESPDYSWKMKRRSRDRGEAISYYEKGAVLGNREAAAGFLRIALDPNYCSFCEDQGELKFDRTKREAAGLLDKESGELSIAYRTEKTEALAKAIRYATPVRLRAGDAAAHLLAAQYLTGVQYHWRSGIGITDAQKPRWQLLEGDYLLPRNTAKAIEILTELSGRGDNLASRKLASLYFTGRNDGGGAVLRDYDKYIFYMDRAVTNGSVLAANDLGFELLSGRKLPADHARGFEYIAKAALKGYGPAELSAGYALRDGRGVTKNEAQALEMFKRAADHGELDGAVQAAAMYRAGRGTTSGRAEVPNAYAYEKKAEAMRKLTPAMADVVRRGHQDKFD
- a CDS encoding tetratricopeptide repeat protein, with amino-acid sequence MTTLLRLFLALTLTGLFTLAPASSAQSPGSDAADLPRACDIDRDAQSCLKQAIRLYEGKKLSKDDLTARRFAAKACAEGAAEGCNFLAAMLEKGIGGPADRQAAVRNYRRACSAGYANACYNLGQLFYYAAANESEVVQARALFAEACDAKIADSCNNHAVMLKFGEGGPRDLPAARALFDAACAAGSIDGCTNYGYMLMMGEAGPRDVARAATLLDAACTANAANACDNMGVMLMNGMHGPADFGKAGTLLRKACALGSHGGCFNLGQMLTKGPERIRDAGAADAAHKEACRLGHKQACTLTTTPLQPGA
- a CDS encoding tetratricopeptide repeat protein, translated to MTATASSARHRLARTFAAALVAAAALFTPATVVASAAAKEPADAFALHQAALTAERQGEMMLAIESFDRACAMKLAPSCTMAGLAKLDDANGSEDLMAAARDLATGCLAGSDFACAKMGVALGQAFPGAASAEGIAAIALLQMGEDCRATPHDTACYDAAALLHAEERGGADMGAIQRYAATACNHKAYPGCLPLAALPADESDLVERASAHCRAARADGCMTLLAFLLKDEERLKAPDAPTILQQACAAQIGIACANLGLFYANGPIGARDDSAARRFMRAGCDGAVAEACFAFAVMHKKGIGGPVNRNRSVELFAHACDLGWAEACETLATIIGDGDASAQPDQDAHTLRQRACRLGSDNACGAGTSASTSPV